CTTTGGAAGGTACAAGTCCCCATCGACAGCTAAAGTTCTGTACTTATTTTTGGCAAAATAAACACTGAGATTTGAGGTCAAAGTCGTTTTTCCTGCCCCTCCTCTTCCAGTAACAACAATCACAACCATTTTAATTTTCACTTCCACACAACAACTTACTTGTTTTAATATTACCACGTCGTCATTATATATAAAAGTGCTGTTTGTTGAAAGAATGAACACAAATCCAAAAATAATTTTAAAAAGCAGAAATGAGACCAGATTAAGTTTCAATGTAATCATCAAGGGTTTTAGCTCTAACCATGATTGTAGCTTTTTCTTGACCATAGAAAACCTCAACCAAGCCATCAGATTCTAAACTTTTAAGAGTCTGAAGAAGTTTGGGCATGGGTGTTTCCAGCTCTTCACTC
The nucleotide sequence above comes from Thermococcus sp. M39. Encoded proteins:
- a CDS encoding helix-turn-helix domain-containing protein; its protein translation is MRRRDYIYKLLVVKKKAVTLQKLSEELETPMPKLLQTLKSLESDGLVEVFYGQEKATIMVRAKTLDDYIET